From the Pseudomonadota bacterium genome, the window CTTACCCTCCTCTTTGGTGGTGAAAAAAGGGTCAAAAATATGAGGTAAGATATCACTGGGGATACCAGGGCCGGTATCAGAGATCTCAATGCACAGGCGATCACCATGTGAGGGCAGCCAGCAGAAAGGATATTCCAACACCTGGGTATCTTCATCTTCCTTATACATCCGTTCTCCGGTGGCCGGCAAGCGGGTACTGATGGTCAATTTTCCCTTGCCTTCCATGGCATCGACGGCATTAAGGATGATATTCATTAACATATGATTTAATTGCTGGGTATCACCCTGCACCAGTGGGAGCGCTTCAGCCAGGTTTTTTTCTATCTCAATATTATGGAAAATAGGTTGGCTTTCAAGCAAAAACATAGTTCTATTGATAGCCTTGTTGATATCACAGGGCTGCATAAACTGGCGGGTCTGGCGGGAAAATTCCAATAGTTCTTTGACCGTATCCCGACATCTTTCCGCGTCTCTCAAAATGCGGTGCAAATCTTCCTGGACCTCTTCAGCTAAATCATTTTCTTCCATAATTAATTTGGTAAACAGGATAATTCCCCCCAAAGGATTATTCAATTGGTGGGCAACACCGGCTGCCAGCTTGCCGATGGAGGCCATCTTTTCCGACTGCAGCAGCTGGTGCTGGGTTTTTTCCAATTCTTTTTCCATTTCGATGGTTTCCCGCAGATCACGGAAAAAACCGATTGTTGCCACTTCCTGATCATCTTTATAGACGATGGAGGCGTTGAGCCGCACCGGGATCGTTTCCCCCTTCTTCCCCAGCAGGGCAACATGGTGGGCTTTTAATTTTCCTTTGCCACCGTATTCTTTACTGCGGAGTTTGCGCATTACATCGGCGGCCTCGTTTTCATCAACATAGATATTTCTGACATCAAGTTTTTCAAGGGCTTCGTCAATACCGTACCCCAGGATTTCTGAAACTGAGTGATTGAAAATAACCAGTTTGCCGGTTCTGTCGGCGGCCACGACGCCATCTACCGAACTGAGCAGAAGATTGTGCAAAAAAGTACTGGATTGGCTCATCTGCTCTTCCAGCCAGACCTGGACCGGCAGGTCAAAATCCACCATGACCAGGGCGTCGATTTTACCATCGGAGAGCAGGGGGTAGCTGAAAATACAGGCTATTTTTTCCTGGGAGATGTTATGACTGCCAAGGAAGGTGGGAATGCGGGTCTGCAAAGATTCCAGGGCTGGGCAATGTTCGCAGGGACTTGGTAAATTTCGGAATTGCTCATAGCAGTGGCCCCCGACAATTTCAACATTGGAGTTTTTAAGGCCCTGTTCGTTCACCGCCAGGATTTCGAAATCCGGCGAAATGACAAAAAATTTCCTTTTGAAAGCATGAACAGCCTTGAGCAGATAATCCTGTTGATCGTTGGTTGAATGCATGCCGTTTACCTCAATGGAGATTTGATAGTTCAGATCAATGTTGCCTGCTTTGTCTTTCAGCCGAAATGCCTTTGAGCATAATGTACACTTTCGACAATAACACAGTTGAAAAATCTGTAAAAGTATTTATTGTCTTTGCTGGGTTAGAGTGGAACCCAATCACTTTTTAGGAATTCTGATAGGTATGTACTTCTATCTGTGGATATGTTATTTTCAACGAAGTGAAGGAATTGGTTTCCTTACTGTGTAGTTGGTGCTATGAGAGAACAAAATCCATTGTAAATGGTACATAAAGAAGAGGCTATGGCACATCGAATAGAAGTTTATTATCAGCAGCCCGAATTGGATACCCGGGCCCGGCGGATATTTGACCGTCTTAAGGGTTTGGGGTTGAGTGGCCGGATCACCGCGGTCTCCATCTCTGATGTTTATACCCTGGAGGGAGATTTTACCGCTGCGGAGCTGCTGCAGGCAGCAGAGTTATTGAGCAATCCGGTTGTTCATCAGTTTATTATTGATAAAGCCCGGACGCTGAAGGACTTTTCCCATGCCATTGAAGTTGGTTTTCTTCCAGGGGTTACGGATAATGTTGCCTCAACTACCGGAGAAACCCTTCAGGATAGCTGGCAGCGCCGGTTGCCCCCGGATGCCGGGATTTACAGTAGCCGGATTTTTTATCTGGTCGGTGATATTGATGAGCAGGATGTGGCGCGTATCTCTGCCAGCCTGGCAAATCCCCTGATTCAGCGGGTTCAGGTTAAATCGCAGGCAGGTTACCGAACGGAAGGGGGGATGGACCCGGTGGTCCCCCGGGTATCCTTAATGGAAACAGCCGGGGTTAAAACCATCGATCTTGACATCCCGGGTGCGCAGCTGGAAACTCTGGGGAAAAAGGGAATTATTGATCATTATGATGCCCATGAGCAGCCGGTGTTCCGGGGTCCTCTGGCGCTAGAACGGCCATATCTTGATGTTATCATAGATTATTTTAAGCATAAGGAACATCGTCATCCCACAGATATTGAGCTGGAATCCCTGGCGCAGACCTGGTCTGAACACTGCAAGCATACGATTTTTGCCGCTTCCATTGACGAGGTGGTTGATGGTTTATATCGGCGCTATATCAAGGGGGCGACTGCGAAAATACGAGCTTTACGGGGAGAGGATGACCCTTGTGTTTCCGTTTTTGTGGATAACTCCGGTGCCATTATTTTTGATGATGAATACCTGGTAACCGATAAAGTGGAGACCCATAATTCACCATCGGCACTGGATCCTTTCGGCGGGGCGATTACCGGCATTGTCGGGGTCAACCGGGATACGGTGGGTTTTGGCCTGGGGGCAAAACCGGTCTTGAATCGCTATGGTTATTGTTTTGCTGATCCCGGTGATTATGCGCCGATTTACCGTTCTCCCGGCCGACATAATCAGGCGCTTTTGCCTTGCAGGATTATGGAAGGGGTTATTGATGGGGTGCGAGTGGGGGGGAATTGTTCCGGCATTCCCACCACCCAGGGATTTATGGTCTTTGATCGCCGCTACAAGGGGAAACCGCTGGTTTTTGTCGGCACGGTCGGCCTGATTCCGCGTTTTATCAATGATCTGCCCAGCCATGAGAAAAAGGCGAAAGCCGGTGATTATATTGTCATGATTGGCGGTCGGGTGGGTTTGGATGGTATTCATGGGGCGACGTTTTCTTCTGAAGCCTTGACCGGCGGCAGTCCGGCGACCGCAGTGCAGATCGGGGATCCCATTACCCAGAAGAAGTTTTCCGATTGTCTGGTCAAGGCTGCCCGTGATTTGCAGCTGTATAACAGTATTACTGACAACGGCGCTGGTGGACTGTCCTGCTCGGTGGCGGAGATGGCCCGGGAATGTGGCGGCTGTTTGGTGGAGCTTGATCGGGTGCCGACCAAATATCCGGGAATGGCTCCCTGGCAGATATGGATCAGTGAGTCTCAGGAAAGGATGACCCTGGCGGTGCCGCCGAAAAACTGGGAACAGCTGCAAGATTTACTGAGTCGCCAGGGAGTTGAAGGAACCATCATTGGCAGGTTTACCGATACTGGTCGCTGTCAGGTACTCCATCAAGGGCAGACGGTAGTGGATCTGGATCTTGATTTTCTCCATAATGGTTTGCCGGCGAAAGTTCTGCAAACCGAGCCTTGCCGTGTGGTCTTGTCCCCGGTTGAATTACCGCTGCAACTGCCGGTCAACGACCTTTTTCTTAAACTCTTTGCCCGCTTGAATATCTGTTCCCGTTCCTTTGTCAGTACCCAGTATGATTATGAAGTCCAGGGCGGGTCGGTGTTAAAACCTTTGATTGGCCGGAACCGGATTGATAACTTTGCTACGGTTGTCCGACCGGTGCTGGATAAACCACGGGGGGTTGCGGTCTCCCAAAGCCTGTATCCCTCCTACAGTGAATTGGATCCTTATGCCATGGCCGTCGCCGGCATTGATACCGCCATCCGCAACCTGTTGGCTGTTGGCTGCCCCCTTGAGCGCATAGCCCTGTTGGACAATTTCTGCTGGTGCTCCTCAAATGACCCCGGCCGGCTCTGGCAGTTGAAAGAAGCGGCCCGGGCCTGTTATGAAATAGCGGTGGCATATGGGACTCCGTTTATTTCCGGCAAAGACAGCATGTTTAATGATTTTTGTGGTTTTGATTCCGATGACCAGCCCATAACCATCTCGGTGCCCCCCACTTTATTGATCTCTTCCCTGGGGGTTATTCCCCATGTTGACCGGGTCCGCTCCTTTGCTTTCCAGGAAGAGGGTGATTTGATTTACCTGATCGGGGAGACAGGCAGTGAGCTGGGTGGCAGCGAGTTTTTGACTATGCTGCGGGATGAAAAGTTTCTGGCAGGAGAAAACAGGGGGGTAGTTCCTCAGGTGCGGGCCAGGGATTTTCGGGCCATCTATGAGCAAATATGCAGCTTGGTTGAACCAGGATTATGCCGCTCCCTTTATCCTTTGGCCCAGGGCGGCCTGGCTGTGGCTCTGGGTAAGTCATCCATGGCTCATGGTCTGGGGGCGACTATCAAGGTTCCTGGTGATCAACGAGTGGAGTTTTATTTGTTTGCTGAATCATTGGGACGGTTTCTGGTAAGTATAGATCCTGGGCGGCGCCGGGTTTTTGAATCTGCTGCCGCCGCAATTCCCTGTCATTACTTGGGCACAGTCAATAAAAGTAGTCATCTGGAAGTGCTGCAAGATGAAACAACGTATGTAGATGTACCGCTTAAAGAGTTACTGGCGGCTTATCAACAGCCTTTCGCCGGCTTTTAGGGAGACTGATATATGGCTTCACCCCGAGTTCTGCTGCTGACCGGTTATGGCATCAATTGTGAGGAAGAAACAGCTTTTGCTTTCAGTCGCTGTGGGGCGCAATGTCGAATTATGCATGTGAATGATCTGATTGCCGATCCTGGGCAACTGAGGAAGGCGCAGATTTTTGTCGTTCCCGGCGGCTTTTCTTACGGCGATGATACCGGTTCCGGCAATGCCCTTGCCAACAAGATGAGAAATACCCTCTGGTCGGAATTGATGGATTTTGTTCTTGGTGACCGTCTGGTGCTGGGAATCTGCAACGGCTTCCAGGTGTTGGTGAACCTGGGCTTGCTGCCGGGATTTGCTGAAAATTACGGTGAACGCCAGGTGGCATTGATCTCCAACTCTTCATCCCGCTATGAGTGTCGTTGGGTGGATCTGCTGGTGCCGGAAAACCATTCCGTTTTTTTACAGGGTCTGAACCGGCTCCATATACCCATAGCCCATGGTGAGGGCAGGTTTTACGCCCCCCTTGAAGTTTTGCCGCGTCTCCAGGATGGCGGCAATGTGGCGATGATGTATGCGGATCAGGAAGGGAGACCGGCTGGGGGAAAGTTTCCCCAAAACCCCAATGGTTCACTGTTTGATATCGCCGGGATTTGTGATGACAGTGGAAAAGTTTTAGGGATGATGCCACATCCTGAACGGGCCCTGGTTCTGAGCCAGTTGCCTTCCTGGCCGGATATGACTGCCCGACAGGAAACCGGGAAATGGGA encodes:
- the purQ gene encoding phosphoribosylformylglycinamidine synthase I, translating into MASPRVLLLTGYGINCEEETAFAFSRCGAQCRIMHVNDLIADPGQLRKAQIFVVPGGFSYGDDTGSGNALANKMRNTLWSELMDFVLGDRLVLGICNGFQVLVNLGLLPGFAENYGERQVALISNSSSRYECRWVDLLVPENHSVFLQGLNRLHIPIAHGEGRFYAPLEVLPRLQDGGNVAMMYADQEGRPAGGKFPQNPNGSLFDIAGICDDSGKVLGMMPHPERALVLSQLPSWPDMTARQETGKWDDPGPGFALFQNAVNYFSR
- a CDS encoding histidine kinase dimerization/phospho-acceptor domain-containing protein, with the protein product MHSTNDQQDYLLKAVHAFKRKFFVISPDFEILAVNEQGLKNSNVEIVGGHCYEQFRNLPSPCEHCPALESLQTRIPTFLGSHNISQEKIACIFSYPLLSDGKIDALVMVDFDLPVQVWLEEQMSQSSTFLHNLLLSSVDGVVAADRTGKLVIFNHSVSEILGYGIDEALEKLDVRNIYVDENEAADVMRKLRSKEYGGKGKLKAHHVALLGKKGETIPVRLNASIVYKDDQEVATIGFFRDLRETIEMEKELEKTQHQLLQSEKMASIGKLAAGVAHQLNNPLGGIILFTKLIMEENDLAEEVQEDLHRILRDAERCRDTVKELLEFSRQTRQFMQPCDINKAINRTMFLLESQPIFHNIEIEKNLAEALPLVQGDTQQLNHMLMNIILNAVDAMEGKGKLTISTRLPATGERMYKEDEDTQVLEYPFCWLPSHGDRLCIEISDTGPGIPSDILPHIFDPFFTTKEEGK
- a CDS encoding AIR synthase-related protein translates to MAHRIEVYYQQPELDTRARRIFDRLKGLGLSGRITAVSISDVYTLEGDFTAAELLQAAELLSNPVVHQFIIDKARTLKDFSHAIEVGFLPGVTDNVASTTGETLQDSWQRRLPPDAGIYSSRIFYLVGDIDEQDVARISASLANPLIQRVQVKSQAGYRTEGGMDPVVPRVSLMETAGVKTIDLDIPGAQLETLGKKGIIDHYDAHEQPVFRGPLALERPYLDVIIDYFKHKEHRHPTDIELESLAQTWSEHCKHTIFAASIDEVVDGLYRRYIKGATAKIRALRGEDDPCVSVFVDNSGAIIFDDEYLVTDKVETHNSPSALDPFGGAITGIVGVNRDTVGFGLGAKPVLNRYGYCFADPGDYAPIYRSPGRHNQALLPCRIMEGVIDGVRVGGNCSGIPTTQGFMVFDRRYKGKPLVFVGTVGLIPRFINDLPSHEKKAKAGDYIVMIGGRVGLDGIHGATFSSEALTGGSPATAVQIGDPITQKKFSDCLVKAARDLQLYNSITDNGAGGLSCSVAEMARECGGCLVELDRVPTKYPGMAPWQIWISESQERMTLAVPPKNWEQLQDLLSRQGVEGTIIGRFTDTGRCQVLHQGQTVVDLDLDFLHNGLPAKVLQTEPCRVVLSPVELPLQLPVNDLFLKLFARLNICSRSFVSTQYDYEVQGGSVLKPLIGRNRIDNFATVVRPVLDKPRGVAVSQSLYPSYSELDPYAMAVAGIDTAIRNLLAVGCPLERIALLDNFCWCSSNDPGRLWQLKEAARACYEIAVAYGTPFISGKDSMFNDFCGFDSDDQPITISVPPTLLISSLGVIPHVDRVRSFAFQEEGDLIYLIGETGSELGGSEFLTMLRDEKFLAGENRGVVPQVRARDFRAIYEQICSLVEPGLCRSLYPLAQGGLAVALGKSSMAHGLGATIKVPGDQRVEFYLFAESLGRFLVSIDPGRRRVFESAAAAIPCHYLGTVNKSSHLEVLQDETTYVDVPLKELLAAYQQPFAGF